The genomic window CGCAACAATAAGAAAAATCATCACGTACTTGACTAGATCTTTCAGAAAAGATTGTTTGCTACGTTTCTTTTTTTCTGTTTTCAAACAAATTCCGCTAATGAAATCAATACATAGAATCAATAAAAATATCTGAATATACACATTACTCCCAAGATTTTTAAACTCATTCAATACCACAGCATTATCTACGATCATTTCCTCACCCTCTACTTTCCAGATTATTTCCCATTATTTTTTAACTCGGCTTGCTGTACTTCTCAATTGTTTGAAATAGTAAAAATATCATCATCTTTGACACAAAATGACTTTTAAGCTATCATAAAATCAATAAAAGAAAAAGAATACGCTTTAACTTAATTGAACTAGCTTGCTTGAACTTCTAAGTTACTGAATTCTTGTCTTTTTAAATGATTAAACGATTGTATAAGTAAACTATAATAGCATAAAAGCTAATTGTCAACCGAAATAACTTTTAAGCTATCTCAAGATCAAGAAAGGTGGTTCCTCA from Enterococcus sp. DIV1094 includes these protein-coding regions:
- a CDS encoding phage holin family protein encodes the protein MIVDNAVVLNEFKNLGSNVYIQIFLLILCIDFISGICLKTEKKKRSKQSFLKDLVKYVMIFLIVAIAYPYLKITGFEAIGIALVFSYCAIYGLSVIENLRKLGIPVPEFVKVRLKKWRDFSEEQGRSKK